From Acipenser ruthenus chromosome 2, fAciRut3.2 maternal haplotype, whole genome shotgun sequence, a single genomic window includes:
- the LOC131697630 gene encoding zinc finger protein 446-like: MDRNALAELLQALESRRDAEERRREERYTALIERVGLAVAAATTPTTTPLMSPPKARAMKMSAEDDPEAYLVAFERLATAAAWPREFWASQLGPCLIGEAQAAYQAMSDHHATEYDLVKQAILRRLNITTETHRARFREYRRAPETRPRVVAERLCDHMVHWLTPGKKTAQQMGEAIVVEQFCHVVGAETQAWIRRHNPDTLEEAVKLAEDFEDSLTSARIGILSAPALRSSRPLPPSPPTPPPPPPPAFQGPRPPRTPTPLGPLASPPWRPRLAPSWGRGAAPAPLPYQQRDRFMTYAPSVPPICFRCHQPGHLARSCPAAMECDVAACNWAPETDS; encoded by the coding sequence atggatcgcaacgcactggcggagctgctgcaggcgctggagagcagacgcgacgcagaggagaggaggagggaggagcgctacacggcgctcattgaacgggtagggctggccgttgccgcagcaacgacccctaccacaacaccgctgatgtcgcccccgaaggcacgggcaatgaagatgtcggcggaggatgacccggaggcgtatttggtggcgttcgagcggctggctaccgcggcggcttggccgcgggagttctgggccagccagttgggaccctgcctgattggggaggctcaggcagcctaccaagccatgagcgaccatcacgccaccgagtatgacctggtcaagcaggctatcctccgccggctgaacatcaccacggagacccaccgggcgcggtttagggagtaccggagagccccggagacacgccccagggtggttgcagagcggttgtgcgaccacatggtgcattggctgacccccgggaagaagaccgcccagcagatgggggaagccattgtggtagagcaattttgccatgtggtcggcgccgaaacccaggcgtggatacggcgccacaaccccgacaccctggaggaggcggtcaaattggctgaagacttcgaagactccctgacttctgcccggatcgggatcctgtcggcccctgcccttcggagcagccgacctctccctccctctcctccaacaccaccaccaccacccccccccgcgttccagggacccagacctcctagaacaccgaccccattgggcccccttgcctcccccccatggagaccaaggttggcccccagctggggtagaggtgctgcccctgccccgttgccataccagcagcgggacagatttatgacctatgccccctctgtccctcctatctgttttaggtgccaccagccgggacatctggccaggtcatgccccgctgccatggagtgtgacgtggccgcgtgcaattgggcacctgaaactg